A single region of the Triticum dicoccoides isolate Atlit2015 ecotype Zavitan chromosome 2B, WEW_v2.0, whole genome shotgun sequence genome encodes:
- the LOC119363007 gene encoding uncharacterized protein LOC119363007, with product MQMNDSNFRSLFDDHINSLLVTTKTFRRWYCESCRHKLEPLHNNTSTPARMLNEFARGLKHDVRKELSQETGSEECRSPSYNIESMKVDRVVNDSYESTPINRRNGATKCHSPVLKTYKRRKNTKVHEVINNSSFVEYQDTSSMASTFAHALPSSSSYNSEKAAQISIEPRNQSALNLIQVNGFRSILETKAGNMSDPRMSGPSTGYYTSDHMQGRHLHGSVDLWKHTCFTQCEVSTGNMPSRCLLPNSYHLHDQYDVENFIWYRDSNIINESCAPIMDISAKYQHPHCPSKPFRPVPRIGVLSPMLQKEVTTYSESCGTQSGYRLGMSEEEMPCQMYRGENSASSSQKF from the exons ATGCAGATGAATGACTCAAATTTCCGTTCACTATTTGATGACCACATCAATTCATTGCTAGTTACTACAAAAACATTTCGACGATGGTATTGCGAAAGCTGCAGGCATAAATTGGAACCATTACATAATAATACCAGCACACCAGCTAGAATGTTGAATGAATTTGCACGAGGACTAAAACATGATGTCCGCAAGGAATTATCGCAAGAGACGGGTTCGGAGGAATGTCGTTCACCTTCCTACAATATAGAATCCATGAAAGTAGATCGAGTTGTAAATG ATTCATATGAGTCAACACCGATTAATCGGAGGAACGGTGCTACAAAATGTCATTCACCAGTGTTGAAAACCTACAAGAGAAGGAAGAACACCAAAGTGCACGAAGTTATAAATAATAGTTCTTTTGTGGAATATCAAGATACCTCTAGCATGGCTTCAACTTTTGCCCATGCATTACCGTCTTCGAGCAGTTATAACTCGGAAAAGGCAGCACAAATAAGTATTGAACCTCGGAACCAGAGTGCATTAAATCTGATCCAGGTAAATGGTTTCCGATCCATATTAGAAACAAAGGCAGGAAATATGTCCGATCCAAGAATGTCAGGACCTTCGACGGGTTACTATACAAGTGACCATATGCAGGGAAGACATCTTCATGGATCAGTAGACTTGTGGAAGCACACATGCTTCACACAATGTGAAGTGTCTACAGGGAACATGCCAAGCCGTTGTCTACTTCCTAATTCATACCATCTGCATGATCAGTATGATGTAGAAAATTTCATATGGTACAGAGACAGCAACATCATCAATGAAAGTTGTGCACCGATCATGGATATTTCTGCAAAGTATCAACATCCACATTGTCCGAGTAAACCATTTCGCCCTGTTCCTAGGATTGGTGTGCTCAGTCCCATGTTGCAGAAAGAAGTCACAACATATTCGGAGAGCTGTGGAACACAGTCTGGCTACCGACTAGGCATGTCTGAGGAGGAAATGCCTTGCCAGATGTACAGAGGGGAAAACTCGGCATCAAGCTCACAAAAATTCTAG